The DNA region GACGTCGGAACCCCTCACTCTCACCACTCTTGTATGGAGCCGATACGTGGCCAGAACAACCCTCGGGATCAGAGCACGGGCAGTGCGCGTGGCGGCAGTTGGCGCCAGTGCCACCCTGGTGCTCTCGGCCTGTGGCAGCACGAATGACACCGCGGGATCCGGTGGCGGGGGCGGTGGTGAAGGCAAGGTCGGCGTGATTCTGCCGCTGCTGACCTCGCCGTTCTGGCAGTCGTACAACGACTACGTGCCGAAGATGGCGAAGTCCGAGGACGTCGACGCGCTGAAGACCGTGAACTCCAACAGTGATCCGGCGAAGCAGATAACGGACATCAACAGCCAGCTCGACCAGGGAGTGAAGGGCCTGATCGTCGCCCCCATCGACAGCGCCGCGATCTCGGCGGGCCTGGACCAGGCGGAGCGCAAGGGCGTGCCGGTGGTCGCCGTCGACGTGGCGCCGGAGAAGGGCAAGGTCGCGATGGTCGTGCGCGCGAACAACCGCGCGTACGGGCAGAAGGCCTGCGACTACCTCGGCGACGAGATCAAGAGCGGAAAGGTCGTCCAGATCATGGGCGACCTGGCCTCCGTGAACGGCCGGGACCGGTCCAAGGCCTTCCGCCAGTGCATGAAGGACAAGTACCCGAAGGTCAAGGTCCTGGAGATTCCCGCGAAGTGGGAGTCGGACGCCGCCGCGTCCAAGCTGGACACGCTCCTGAACAGCAACCCCGACATCAAGGGCATCTACATGCAGGCGGGCGGCGTCTACCTCGCGCCGACGCTGCAGACCCTCAAGAAGAAGGGGATGCTGAAGAAGGCGGGCACGAAGGGCCACATCACGATCGTGTCGAACGACGGCATCCCGCAGGAGTTCGAGGCGATCAGCAAGGGCGAGATCGACGCGACCGTCTCCCAGCCCGCCGACGCGTACGCGAAGTACGGCATGTTCTACATCAAGGCGGCGATGAACGGGGAGAAGTTCAAGCCCGGACCCACCGATCACGGCTCGACGATCGTGCGGCTGCCCAACGGCATGCTGGAGGACCAGCTCTCCGCGCCGCTGGTGACCAAGGAGAACGTGGGGCTGTTCCACGAGGGTGCTGATCAGTGACCGTGATCACCACTCGATGATCGCCGGTCTGTGATCGCCGGTCTGTGATCACTGGCTGGTGACTGGTGACTGGTGACTGGTGACTGGTGACTGGTGACTGGTGATCACTGATCCGCGACCGGTTGTGGTCGAGTCCGTCCCGTCCGCTGCTCGTTCTTTGTCACTCCTGTTTCTGTTATCTCGCCCCCGGCCTCGGGTCTCCCTAGTGTCGGACGGAAAATGCGGGGGACAGGAAAGGACGTGGGCGGCTGTGACAGCGACTGAGGAGCACCGTGCCGCGGTGGTCGAGGCGGCGCGGCAGGGTGCCCTGTGGGCGCAGGACGAGCTGGTCACCGAGTATCTGCCGCTGGTGTACAACATCGTGGGCCGGGCGCTGAACGGGCACGCGGACGTCGACGACGTGGTGCAGGAGACGATGATCCGCGCGCTCGGCTCGCTCGGCTCGCTCCAGGACCCGCGCAGCTTCCGGTCCTGGCTGGTCGCGATCGCGATGAACCAGATCCGCGGGCACTGGCGCAAGCAGCAGGCCGCACCCGTGGGCTCCGGGCTCCAGGACGCGTACGACGTGGCCGACCCGGGCGCCGACTTCGTGGACCTGACGATCCTGCGCCTTGGCCTTGAGGGGCAGCGGCGGGAGGCGGCCGAGGCCACCCGCTGGCTGGACACCGACGACCGCGCGCTGCTTTCGCTGTGGTGGCTGGAGGCGGCGGGCGAGCTGAGCCGTGCCGACGTCGCCACCGCCATGTGTCTGTCGCCGCAGCACACGGCTGTGCGTGTGCAACGCATGAAGGCGCAGCTTGAGACCGCTCGCCTGGTCGTGCGGGCGCTGTCCGCGCAGCCGTCGTGCGCGGGGCTCGCCTCGGTGCTCGGAGTCTGGGACGGCCATCCGTCCGGGCTGTGGCGCAAGCGCATCGCCCGGCATGTGCGGGACTGCACGGCCTGCTCCGGGTACGAGGCGGGTCTGGTCCCGGCCGAGGGGCTGCTGGTGGGCCTCGGTCTTGTGCCGGTGGCGCTTGCCGGGCTCGCGGGGCTTGCCGCGCTGGGGCGTGGCGGGGCTCCGGGCATGGGACTCGGCCATGG from Streptomyces flavofungini includes:
- a CDS encoding sugar ABC transporter substrate-binding protein, whose translation is MRARAVRVAAVGASATLVLSACGSTNDTAGSGGGGGGEGKVGVILPLLTSPFWQSYNDYVPKMAKSEDVDALKTVNSNSDPAKQITDINSQLDQGVKGLIVAPIDSAAISAGLDQAERKGVPVVAVDVAPEKGKVAMVVRANNRAYGQKACDYLGDEIKSGKVVQIMGDLASVNGRDRSKAFRQCMKDKYPKVKVLEIPAKWESDAAASKLDTLLNSNPDIKGIYMQAGGVYLAPTLQTLKKKGMLKKAGTKGHITIVSNDGIPQEFEAISKGEIDATVSQPADAYAKYGMFYIKAAMNGEKFKPGPTDHGSTIVRLPNGMLEDQLSAPLVTKENVGLFHEGADQ